The Mytilus edulis chromosome 4, xbMytEdul2.2, whole genome shotgun sequence nucleotide sequence TGACTTTGCAAGAACACTGCTGATGCAGCATAAAGAACTGTGATTGCTTAATCTGgaactttttccttttttttctaaataattccgttttttttctctctccaaCAAAGTGTCACCTTAACAATGTATTTTGAACACATAGCTGAGTCGGTAGAGCTGTTTTTTACCACGAGGAAAAAGTGTTGGCTAACGAAGGCAAAGAcgaggttgacaatgcttttaaTCGTGGGGTAACAATCTGATCTATCACAgtctctttttttctttcttggtcTTTAAATCACCTATTTTGTTCTATTAGTTTGTATTGGTTAATGCAAGAGGATAACATTCAGAAATGTAACCCACTGAGCTCGTAGAAGAGTAGAATATTAACCAATGTTAACCAATTGCGTGAGGAACCTTGGTTACTTGAACACTGGCTTTACGTAAGGACAATAATAAGAGCTTCCATATAATAATGTAGAAAATATGAAATGCGTATGTTTAGGATGAAGTAAGGCTATAAAGTGCGGATATAAAAAGTAGCAGAGACCACTCACTATAGATCAAACCGCCAGAAAGCATGTGAATAACCAAAATGGACTTCTTCCAACAGGCTTCAAGAATTGGGAGTTGGATAATTTGTTTATGCGCATTTCCTCTCGGAGCCCCTTTTTCTGAAGTCTATGGCTATTTTTGAAATATCGCCCTTTCTTTTCATGACTGACCATTGGCCAGCATAATCTTCTTTGGTAAACATTCTTAGTATAATTCCTCTGcgacttagaatgaaattcaaaacagtgtggctgtggccattgattgacacattaattTCATCCATTGACtcggacaatttacgtgaacgtttgtctgtaacgaccactgttcacgacgtacctacgatagacatttaaactgtggggtcaccaaggtttcttaacgcctttaattataaaataattcgaaaaattaatcagaaataacctttatgttttgatttatataattgatataaatcaaaacatcgtgttatttctgattaattttttcgaattactttattaaggtgttgagaacctttgatgaccccatagtttaagtgtctttaacaagtacacagtgagcaatggtcgttacatacaaacgttcacctaaattgtcccagtcaatggctgaatttaatgtgtcaatcaatggccacagccacactgttttgaatttcattctatttaaaaaaaaagttatttttatagtttgttattatGTTGTGCATTTTCACCACTGTCCCAAATACAGGGAGAGCTGAGCGCCctccacattatgtatgtgcctgaccatttcaggagcctgtagttcagtggttgttgtttgttgctgtatcaTTCCGTTGTTTTTCTCGTTTATATGTTTGATGGTTGTATGACGTGGCTATGCAGATGgattttgttcattattgaaggccatatggtaACATGCAGTTTCTAATATCCACGTCACTTGGTTTCTGgtgtaaagttgtctcattggcaccattattttatatcatttttttcaatttatgtttgtttgttttatttttatttttttctatttttgttttgcttgttGTTTTATGTTTGCTATTCGTTTGTGTTACTCTATTTCTTCTGTACAATAAACAAGATTCGTATGTTGATTTCGACTAAAGTACTTATCAAGATACAGCAAGGTCAAGCTGGCCTTAAATTAACTAGATTAAAGATGTTTTATTTATACAAACACTAGAACGAGTTATTATCTGCGAAGTATGCTTTATTGATATCTAGATATCTAGAGATAATATTATCAGATGCCATATGAAATTGGTCCAAAGTAAAGTAGAGCACAATCTTCGTTACCAACAGTTAAAATCCTATGCAAGCTGCAGCGTGAAGAGCATCTGAAAGAGAAAAGAAACGTCAACTATGTGTTGAATAACAATATCGGACTTtgaataatatatacattttgagTCCTGAACTCAATTCTAAGAAGAACCTGTTCATATTCAAAAAGCTGTACAACTGTTTACCTGTTTTCTTATGCCTATACAATTTGTATTTAGACTTTCGTTTATCACTGATGACCCTGTATTGATctctcaatgtaattttttttgctGGATGGTCCACGTTATGATTAATACTATTCCATTTATagtttgaatagttttaattcTATAATATTAACTGACCAACCAAAATGCAATGGATGGTACTGAATTTAATTACCATAATGATTTATTGTCAACTATTGTTTATTGTATCAAGACTAATTTTTTTGACATTCCGTTCCTGTACTTTACCAAGATTTATTATACTCTGTGGGTTTGTAACAGAATGATCAACAGTCAACAAATGTCAGATTGCACAAATTGCTGTGATAGTATCTTCTGCAGCGAAACAAAACATGCAACAGGGAAGAAAATCAGAAATTGGAAGAGTgacaaagaaaagaaatttcaggAATTTGCTTTAAACTTAATTAAAGAAAGATTAGCTGGAGTGCAGTGATTGTTTGATGAAAGAAGAACAAGATAATAAGTGCTTCTAAACAACAATAACTATAAGATAAATGTAACAAACATCTATTGCATTACTtatagaacaattaaaacttCAAATATGATTTCCCCATGAATTGCTCATATTGCAAAAACCAAAAGTCTGCAGTTCATGGTAAATGCATTAAATTCTGTTAATAAAGGTTATGATACCGGAAATCTAAGAAAATTACTACTAAGTAATTGTAAGCATCAAATATATTCTTTGTTTTCCAGAATACCAGTAACATCCATGCATATGTAGTATTTTATTTCGATATGATATCGGTTTCGCCATGTCGTCCGTTCTCTGAACGTAAGTAGATAATTTTAACAAGCTTGAAAATCCTGTGATCACCAATCAAAATGTAGTCTTGTCGAGTCAACAGAGCGAACGAGCTCAAAAAGTCTTAAAATTTTGTCGATCAGCTGATATATTATGTTATCAATATGATAAAAATCggataattgtgtttttttcgtGGTAGATATATTATACTCGTTGTTTGTTAATCAGCAAACCGGAAGAAGTCTTGATAAAAACGTGTATAAACTTTTAACGTTACTATCAGTCGGTGATAAGTCCGGGTCAACGATACTTATAAGCCGGGTCAAATATATTCGAACTCCAAAAGTTGtgatatacaattttatataGAGCTGGACAGAGAGATACATACACTAGGAACCTGCTATTGCTTATGCTTACTTTTGAAGTATTAATCATTAAATTTGAgataataatttatatatgtaaataagtAGACCATACATGTCCCGCCATCTTTGTCTGAACCTTAAATTCTCCCCTTTTTTTAAAAAGTCACAGGAGAACTTAGTCAAAATAgtcataaaaataaggagatgttgtatgatttccAATCAGACAACCAtaatcaaagttcaaataaagtggatgttagcaattgATGCCTTCAAAAAACCTATGTAgtgtatattatataaaaaaagaagatgtggtttgattgacaatgagacacctctccacaagataccaaatgacataaaattaACAGCTaaaggtcaccgtaaggccttcaacaatgagcaaaagcccataccgcatagtcagctataaaaggcccaacagtaactttaaaacaattcaaaagagaaaactcaCGACCAAATAAAGGTACAAAaacattgaacaaaaacaaatttgtaacacataaacaaaccacaaccactgaattgcgaattctagacttgggacaggcacatacatacagaacgtATAGTCGgctaaaaaaggccccgaaatgagcaatgtgaaacaattcaattcagaattttttttaacgaaaaacatatataacagacataaaccaacgacaaccactgaactacttGGCCCTGGCATTTCAAGAATGaggtacatagatataggaagatgtggtatgagtgccaatgagacaactatccatccaagtcacaattataaaagtaaaccagtataagtataggtcaaggtatggtcttcaacacaaagccctggctcaaaccgaacagcaagctataaagtgccccaacaaataactagtataaaaccattcaaacagttCGTTTCAATTGTTTCAAAGGTTTCTGAAAATTTTATGTTGACGGAAAACCAAGGGGTGATTGGTTTGCTCTAGCTAAAATTAAAGTTAATTATAGATAACATCATACAATATATAATTGCCGTTGGTTAAccctttttaaacataaaaacctAAGAGCTGAAGCCGAAAATATTCACAAAAACACTACTTTTATCAAATAgacatgttcataaaaaaaaatctaatagtTTCATGCCATTTCTTATTTCATAATCTCAAGTTTAGTCATTATTAAACtataaggcgtcaaagaaaaaattaactcaaataaaatcaatcttttttataattttaagatGCGCACTTAATGTCCTGAATGTGTTTATATCAGATTTTAATTCAAACAGCTGCAAAGAGGCTATTCTGCAATTTAGTGgttaatttacttttaataaatcttataaaatcGTAATGAAGAAATTTCTGTGAAAATTTATCGACAGCACATTGATAGCAATAAAAAACCTGTCTCTCATCTTTGAAACATTAGTATAGATCATATATGAATACTTCACTGCAGGCTACCACCCTTTGCTTCTTATCATAATCGAACATTGAATTGAATTGGCTTCGTATTTAACAGCAAAATCTAATGATAAATCAATAAATGCCATGACGTGTTAATTAGTTCAAAATTAATTGGTTACAGGCGTACACAAAATGTTATTTAGAATATTGAAGCCAAAATAAACCAGCAAAATATGCATTATAATTATGGTAAACTAAAAAACATATTAcacaaatatatgaatatattctTAAAAGTGAACATTACAAAAGGTGCAATCAAACAAAAATAGAGTGAAAGAAAACGATTAAACGTAATAAGTCGAAGAGGGTAATTCGATCATTACAAAACGAAAAATACGAAACGGCAAACAACaatgtacaaaacaaaacacataagaCAAAGGATACAAATATTTGCGATGACTTCATTTGTTTATAACTTGGGTTACTGACTTTTCTGATTGCGGCGTGTCCTAAGATCATATTTTAGGATAAAACGTTAACATGCAAACCTCTCACGACGTAACGCTCGGTTTGTACAACGTTCTAATGTCTGGCACAATgctaaatcaaataaataataaacctCGGCATAAAGgctattttcacatttaaaaCAGTAGAGACAATGTAGTATGCAATTTAAGTAGAGGATGGCTGACAGTATATTATCAAAAAGTATCTTGACTTTTATTTGGTGGATGCAATAGACGCCCCTAAAAATATATTGACCTCGAACTTTGACCTTggtaaatatgatatttttgcCTTAATAACTCCCTCATACTCACATTTCATTCAAATCGTCAATTTTAAATAATCACATCACGCAGATGCAATGTTTTATTACAATTCCATCATCTTTTTGATGGTCGGACAACCATATTGTACCGCTATTAGGGAGGCAGTCCCATTGAAACGCAATAACAATGGCTACAGACGCTCTTTATGGCAGAATTCCAACAACGAGTTTGaatattgagagagaaaaaagttCATAACTTGAGACAAGTACATGGAAATATGGCGCTTCACTTATTTTGTTCATAGATATCCAGTCCACTCGTCCCCTTTTTTTAATTCCATCCGCGCTTCTTACTATATGTGCTTTTGTCAAATGATATCAAACGAATTACAACAGTGGCATTCAATTACTTATTGAAATTTATGATTTGCAAGCACTAACAGGACCAATCTTGTCATCTTTCATAAAACAACCATTTGATACTGCTTTCTAAGTACGATGGGGGATTgagatatttaatatttaatatacgTTACCCGGATATGCATCTATATGCAAAGCGAGAAGAATCAAATCTGTAATTTAAAAACAcgttaatttatttgtattgtaccTGTTTTTTCGATTGAAATTGAATTCGGATTCGAAGGCTCGAAGCATATGTAATGTCACGTATGATAAATATATTCGTTATACaaaaaaatcgagaaaaaaataCTTCAACCCTTTTTTACCTATAACAAATAcgaaatctttttaaaaattgagATATAAAAcatactatacatgtacttactttGATTTTGCCAAGAACAGAAGTTGTGGTTAATAGAACAGAGATCATCCAAACATTGCAAAAGCTTTAAAATAATGTCACAGTTTCTAACTATATGTATAAAGAGTCATGCAAGTCATCATTAAAGAAGATATTCCAACAATGTGGAATATTTACTCTCCTCTGCTCCTTGGAAATTTGCTGAAAGTGTAACTTTAGAGTTTTTTCCACGGTATTTATCTAAGTCAAATTTTGCCGTCCACATATCATGTCCTCGATCTTCAAAATGGTGCCACTCTCCTTCAGCTATAACGGCAACTGCTTTTGCATTCGGAACTTTGACCTGCCAGTTGATATTTGTCAGCTTACTGTTGGTGTGTAGGACTCTTGGCTCTTCAATAAAGCATCCATCTTTCCATTGGGCGTACTGCTTTGGAAACGGGTAGACAGGCTGGAGGGCTCTGGTACAATGAATCAAGTAGTTGTAGACGTTCGGAAGGGATTTGCTGGGATCGGCTGCTGGTAAACAGTACAGTTGAAGCTTGTAATAATCGGACTCCGGCATGTGGACAAGAAAATGCACAACACTTTCTCTCGTTTGCGCGAACACATACTTAGACAAGTCCTTGTCATTACGACAATTGATGAGTTGGGTTGTAAATTTGACGTGAGTTTTGgctttaattttaatttccaaGTGATTATCCCGAGCAGTAATTTCTGGTTCCGGGTGTGACAGTGTTTCAAGTCCAAGCTCGGCAAATCTATCCTGTGGACCAA carries:
- the LOC139520779 gene encoding uncharacterized protein isoform X2; protein product: MDKKPELPEGYLGPQDRFAELGLETLSHPEPEITARDNHLEIKIKAKTHVKFTTQLINCRNDKDLSKYVFAQTRESVVHFLVHMPESDYYKLQLYCLPAADPSKSLPNVYNYLIHCTRALQPVYPFPKQYAQWKDGCFIEEPRVLHTNSKLTNINWQVKVPNAKAVAVIAEGEWHHFEDRGHDMWTAKFDLDKYRGKNSKVTLSANFQGAEESKYSTLLEYLL